A genome region from Leifsonia sp. Root112D2 includes the following:
- a CDS encoding FAD-dependent oxidoreductase, which translates to MFEPEPSTEAAITEVLVIGGGMTGLASALALSRNGASVTVVERAREFGEVGAGLQMAPNATRILQRWGLLEKARAIGVQPRHLIFRDAISGEELTRQTLGGEFEKRYGAPYIVIHRSDLHRILLDACREAGVTLVTDAAVTSVETVDGRATARVASGAVYEADAVLAADGLKSRMRREVSDDEPVISGFVAYRGTVPITEETPQDDLENVVVYLGPNCHLVQYPLRKGELLNTVAVFKSPSFERGEEQYGGVDELQNAYVDCVPAVRNALANVGLEVRWPMYDREPIENWITGRMVLTGDAAHPMLQYLAQGACQAIEDAATMQDVTRGTVFPGEGSGGGVDVDAWDDALREFAERRAPRTARVQRTARVWGASWHVSGIGRTLRNLLFASRGDGNFQYNDWLYLPVADEG; encoded by the coding sequence ATGTTCGAACCTGAACCATCCACCGAGGCAGCAATCACCGAGGTTCTCGTCATCGGCGGCGGCATGACCGGCCTGGCCAGCGCACTCGCGCTGAGCCGGAACGGGGCATCCGTCACGGTGGTGGAGCGCGCCCGCGAATTCGGCGAGGTCGGCGCCGGCCTGCAGATGGCCCCCAACGCCACGCGTATCCTGCAGCGCTGGGGCCTGCTGGAGAAGGCGCGCGCGATAGGCGTGCAGCCCAGGCACCTCATCTTTCGCGACGCGATCTCCGGCGAGGAGCTCACGCGACAGACGCTCGGCGGCGAATTCGAGAAGCGCTACGGAGCCCCGTACATCGTGATTCACCGCAGCGACCTGCACCGCATTCTGCTCGACGCCTGCCGGGAGGCCGGTGTGACGCTGGTCACCGACGCGGCGGTGACCAGCGTCGAGACGGTCGACGGGCGCGCGACGGCGCGCGTGGCATCCGGGGCGGTATACGAAGCGGATGCCGTGCTGGCGGCGGACGGACTGAAGTCGAGGATGCGACGCGAGGTCAGCGACGATGAACCCGTCATCTCCGGTTTTGTCGCCTACCGCGGCACCGTTCCCATTACCGAAGAGACCCCGCAGGACGACCTGGAGAATGTGGTCGTCTATCTCGGGCCCAACTGCCACCTCGTGCAGTACCCGCTGCGCAAGGGTGAGCTGCTCAATACCGTCGCTGTCTTCAAGTCGCCCTCCTTCGAGCGTGGCGAGGAACAGTACGGCGGAGTCGATGAGCTTCAGAACGCCTACGTGGACTGTGTTCCCGCCGTCAGGAACGCGCTGGCGAACGTGGGTCTCGAGGTGCGCTGGCCCATGTATGACCGCGAGCCGATAGAGAATTGGATCACGGGCCGCATGGTGCTCACCGGCGACGCCGCGCACCCCATGCTGCAGTATCTCGCCCAGGGCGCCTGCCAGGCGATCGAGGATGCCGCGACGATGCAGGATGTCACCCGCGGCACGGTTTTCCCGGGTGAAGGGTCCGGTGGCGGCGTCGACGTGGATGCGTGGGACGACGCCCTGCGCGAGTTCGCCGAGCGCCGTGCGCCGCGCACGGCTCGGGTGCAGCGCACCGCGCGGGTGTGGGGCGCCTCGTGGCATGTCTCCGGCATCGGCCGCACGCTGCGCAACCTGCTCTTTGCGAGCCGCGGCGACGGGAACTTCCAGTACAACGACTGGCTCTATCTGCCAGTTGCAGACGAGGGCTGA
- a CDS encoding CocE/NonD family hydrolase, translated as MSRTETLNAGGTTIVVEKDLRVPMRDGVTLVADAYQAAGNEPRPALVALSPYGKELQALALTMPPQRRPSPMWDGCIEAGDIARVVEEGYVHVIGDLRGSGGSGGEHIGNYNAGGVSLGEDAYDFIEWVAAQPWCDGNVGMIGISYFGSMQVIAAAERPPHLKAIFVSGGHYDFYETTYHGGIMWFMPRAAREGRGGDSGWAFTDNVKSRMLESYSPEQIKARVTERLADPDVAAWPNLFHVLNYPKNHEAWFDIVTNEVDGDWYEERNPVNLAKNIDIPVWLQIDQGRGWTVDGTIELFNTLKGPKKLDIGPYPPMQSRPFVEEHDKMFRWYDYWIKSIDNGIMDEPAVSVFVEGSRETVTAAQWPPKQIEYRPLYLRPRGKLSVEPEPMDAEYAAPDGFYQAPLTVTDKVEILSWSTAPFEQPTELIGTGAAHIFAQIDQDDTNFILRLWDAAPGGTRQLITTGYLKASHRELDDRSTEGDPHHPHTHAVPVEPGKIEEYVLRLYPFAATFNPGHRLTVELSNDEPLADEHNALLPPDAFHLPVGRPVTHKIYRDASHPSRVVLPFTTRTLQAE; from the coding sequence ATGAGCAGAACCGAAACACTGAACGCCGGCGGCACGACCATCGTCGTCGAGAAGGACCTCCGGGTTCCGATGCGCGACGGGGTCACCCTCGTCGCCGACGCCTACCAGGCGGCGGGCAACGAGCCGCGCCCGGCGCTGGTGGCGCTGAGCCCATACGGCAAAGAGTTGCAGGCCCTCGCGCTGACCATGCCGCCGCAGCGGCGGCCCAGCCCAATGTGGGACGGCTGCATCGAGGCGGGCGACATCGCGCGCGTCGTCGAGGAGGGCTACGTGCACGTCATCGGCGACCTGCGCGGCTCCGGCGGGTCCGGCGGCGAGCACATCGGCAACTACAACGCCGGCGGTGTCTCGCTCGGCGAGGACGCATACGACTTCATCGAGTGGGTAGCAGCGCAGCCGTGGTGCGATGGAAACGTCGGCATGATCGGCATCTCCTATTTCGGCTCGATGCAGGTCATCGCCGCCGCCGAGCGTCCGCCGCACCTCAAGGCCATCTTCGTCTCCGGCGGGCATTACGACTTCTACGAGACCACTTACCACGGCGGCATCATGTGGTTCATGCCCCGTGCCGCGCGTGAGGGGCGCGGCGGAGACTCCGGCTGGGCATTCACCGACAACGTCAAGTCCCGCATGCTCGAAAGCTACTCGCCGGAGCAGATCAAGGCGCGCGTCACCGAACGTCTGGCAGACCCGGATGTCGCCGCCTGGCCGAATCTGTTCCACGTGCTGAACTATCCGAAGAACCATGAGGCCTGGTTCGACATCGTGACGAACGAGGTCGACGGCGACTGGTACGAGGAGCGCAACCCGGTCAACCTCGCGAAGAACATCGACATCCCCGTCTGGCTGCAGATCGATCAGGGTCGCGGCTGGACCGTGGACGGCACAATCGAGCTGTTCAACACCCTGAAGGGTCCAAAGAAGTTGGACATCGGCCCGTACCCACCGATGCAGTCGCGTCCCTTCGTCGAAGAGCACGACAAGATGTTCCGCTGGTATGACTACTGGATCAAGAGCATCGACAACGGAATCATGGACGAGCCGGCCGTGTCGGTCTTCGTCGAGGGCTCACGAGAAACCGTGACCGCAGCCCAGTGGCCGCCGAAGCAGATCGAATACAGGCCGCTGTACCTGCGCCCCCGCGGCAAACTCTCCGTTGAGCCCGAACCGATGGACGCCGAGTACGCTGCGCCCGACGGTTTCTATCAGGCACCGCTCACGGTCACCGACAAGGTCGAGATCCTGAGCTGGAGCACGGCGCCGTTCGAACAGCCCACCGAGCTGATCGGCACCGGCGCGGCCCACATCTTCGCCCAGATCGACCAGGACGACACGAATTTCATCCTGCGGCTGTGGGATGCCGCTCCCGGCGGCACACGCCAGCTGATCACCACCGGCTATCTGAAGGCCTCGCACCGCGAGCTCGACGATCGCAGCACCGAGGGCGACCCGCACCACCCGCACACCCACGCCGTGCCGGTCGAACCGGGCAAGATCGAGGAGTACGTGCTGCGCCTCTACCCGTTCGCCGCAACGTTCAACCCCGGACATCGACTGACGGTGGAGCTGTCGAACGACGAGCCCCTGGCCGACGAGCACAACGCGCTGCTGCCGCCGGATGCCTTCCATCTGCCCGTGGGCCGCCCCGTCACGCACAAGATCTACCGCGACGCCAGCCACCCGTCCCGGGTCGTGCTGCCCTTCACGACCCGCACCCTTCAGGCTGAGTGA
- a CDS encoding FAD-dependent monooxygenase → MDVTDTKIAIVGAGYAGAAVAKALSLLGAEVAVYEQASQIREVGAGIGLRPATMHRFRQWGIFDAIASVSSASDNFQILTATGEPIMQENWPAFAEETKTQLIHRGDFIDALLGVLPAGMVRLGHKLSRIDNMRGSSVVTFTNGERVEADLVVGADGIKSVVREQLFSDKGPVFSGEHAYRVVISADDAHGLIVDDNLRMYVGNGAKVYLLPLRHRNQASFDITALNPDSTWAPTITKDDIVASVEGFDERIVNIARELDIDTVSIRAVYDIDPVDTWHSDSVALVGDAAHAMLHHQGQGANSAIEDAGALADALAQADSIPEALALYQAVRKPVTDELQRISRNGWTEEELNEVFPGQKPVSQLQA, encoded by the coding sequence ATGGACGTCACCGATACGAAGATCGCCATCGTCGGCGCGGGCTACGCCGGCGCCGCCGTAGCGAAGGCCTTGAGCCTGCTCGGCGCCGAGGTCGCGGTGTACGAGCAGGCGAGTCAGATTCGAGAGGTCGGCGCCGGCATCGGTCTGCGCCCCGCCACCATGCACCGGTTTCGTCAGTGGGGAATCTTCGATGCGATAGCGAGCGTGAGCTCGGCCAGCGACAACTTCCAGATCCTCACGGCCACCGGCGAGCCGATCATGCAGGAGAACTGGCCTGCGTTCGCGGAGGAGACCAAGACCCAGCTGATCCATCGCGGTGACTTCATCGACGCCCTCCTCGGCGTGCTCCCCGCGGGCATGGTGCGCCTCGGCCACAAACTGTCGAGGATCGACAATATGCGCGGCAGCTCGGTAGTCACCTTCACCAACGGCGAGAGAGTCGAGGCCGACCTGGTCGTCGGGGCCGACGGTATCAAATCGGTGGTGCGCGAGCAGCTGTTCAGCGACAAGGGCCCGGTCTTCTCCGGCGAGCATGCGTACCGCGTGGTGATCTCTGCCGACGACGCCCACGGGCTCATCGTCGACGACAACCTGCGCATGTACGTCGGCAACGGTGCGAAGGTATACCTGCTGCCGCTGCGTCACCGTAATCAGGCATCCTTCGACATCACGGCGCTCAACCCGGACAGCACCTGGGCGCCGACGATCACCAAGGATGACATCGTGGCGAGCGTTGAAGGCTTCGACGAGCGCATCGTGAATATCGCCCGCGAGCTCGATATCGACACCGTCAGCATCCGCGCGGTCTACGACATCGACCCGGTCGACACCTGGCACTCGGATTCCGTCGCGCTCGTGGGCGACGCGGCCCACGCGATGCTGCACCACCAGGGGCAAGGCGCGAACTCCGCGATCGAGGATGCCGGCGCTCTCGCCGACGCCCTCGCTCAGGCCGACTCCATCCCCGAGGCGCTCGCCCTCTACCAGGCGGTCCGCAAACCGGTGACCGACGAGTTGCAACGCATCTCGCGAAATGGCTGGACCGAAGAAGAGCTCAACGAGGTCTTCCCCGGCCAGAAGCCCGTGTCTCAACTGCAGGCCTGA
- a CDS encoding phosphotriesterase family protein, giving the protein MSRVNTVLGPIPAEELGVVAVHEHIGYGMPGSELDTRWWKTPEERYEETVPKLRKFHEHGGGTFVDATGICNGRDVDYYKSLSAKTGVHIVACTGFVGGDTALPFFARASVEYLTEQFVHEITVGIAGTGSRAGVIKVGVSRGGRMTELDKRIYRAAARAALATGVPILTHLAIDAENAIAIFNEEGLPLHRVLFGHVDDGVNAEKTRDLWIAEQGGRVGFDTFGYETELEDPPFWARPRKERLDHFLRFIGQGNLGKVLASADANCSPLGWPGVKGHTVNYIFEDLMPDLRAAGLDEAAIRTIFVDNPAGFLAIQN; this is encoded by the coding sequence GTGTCGAGAGTGAATACGGTTCTGGGGCCGATTCCGGCCGAGGAGCTGGGGGTCGTGGCCGTGCACGAGCACATCGGCTACGGCATGCCCGGATCCGAGCTCGATACGCGGTGGTGGAAGACCCCCGAGGAACGGTACGAGGAGACCGTTCCGAAGCTGCGCAAATTCCACGAGCACGGAGGCGGCACCTTCGTCGACGCGACCGGCATCTGCAACGGTCGTGACGTCGACTACTACAAGTCACTCTCTGCGAAGACCGGCGTGCACATCGTCGCCTGCACCGGCTTTGTGGGTGGAGACACAGCGCTGCCGTTCTTCGCGCGGGCGAGTGTGGAGTACTTGACCGAGCAGTTCGTCCACGAGATCACCGTCGGCATCGCAGGCACCGGCAGTCGTGCCGGCGTCATCAAGGTCGGCGTGAGCCGTGGCGGCCGCATGACCGAGCTGGACAAGCGCATCTACCGTGCTGCCGCTCGCGCCGCCCTCGCCACCGGCGTGCCGATTCTCACCCATCTGGCGATCGACGCCGAGAACGCCATAGCCATCTTCAACGAGGAAGGCCTTCCTCTACACCGGGTGCTGTTCGGCCATGTCGACGATGGAGTGAACGCCGAGAAGACACGCGACCTCTGGATTGCCGAGCAGGGCGGTCGGGTCGGCTTCGACACCTTTGGATACGAAACCGAACTCGAGGATCCGCCGTTCTGGGCCCGCCCGCGCAAGGAACGCCTTGACCACTTCCTGCGCTTCATCGGCCAAGGCAACCTCGGCAAGGTGCTCGCCTCCGCCGACGCCAACTGCAGCCCATTGGGCTGGCCGGGCGTCAAGGGCCACACCGTCAACTACATCTTCGAAGACCTGATGCCGGACCTCCGAGCCGCCGGGCTCGACGAGGCCGCCATCCGCACTATTTTCGTCGACAACCCCGCCGGCTTCCTGGCCATCCAGAACTGA
- a CDS encoding MBL fold metallo-hydrolase, with amino-acid sequence MTQQTAVHPLVSPWGRFGLYSYFIDAPEPAIVDTGIASSPAEGMAPALEKLGRHIEDVRWILLTHGHIDHVGGAFALWELTGRRAQMVIHEADADFLRSRRAHVEEYLGGRGRYMHDSAGESKQTAAANAVISGELEPTVLVEDGETLSLGGNVTVTAHHLPGHTPGAVAYVIDGQNDVFVGDAVQIHGAANGFPGYENPTAYRSSLEHVRDDIRPRRLYLGHPYRGANGVPYGVELDAEQAQRALTESLEIEARVGDAARRNLHDGLRETNSVYSPFAQAAGQLGYEGDPTLEPSPFFTTMHGYRTEHDASNKEPQR; translated from the coding sequence ATGACCCAGCAGACAGCCGTGCATCCCCTCGTCTCGCCGTGGGGTCGATTCGGGCTCTACAGCTACTTCATCGACGCCCCGGAGCCGGCGATCGTCGACACCGGGATCGCGTCGTCGCCGGCAGAGGGGATGGCGCCCGCGCTGGAAAAACTTGGACGGCACATCGAGGACGTGCGCTGGATCCTCTTGACCCACGGTCACATCGATCACGTCGGCGGCGCCTTTGCGCTGTGGGAACTCACCGGCAGGCGAGCGCAGATGGTGATCCACGAGGCCGATGCGGACTTTCTGCGCTCGCGACGCGCCCACGTCGAGGAGTACCTGGGCGGTCGGGGCCGGTACATGCACGACTCCGCGGGAGAGTCGAAGCAGACGGCGGCCGCGAACGCGGTGATCTCCGGGGAGCTGGAGCCGACGGTCCTGGTGGAAGACGGTGAGACGCTCTCGCTCGGGGGCAACGTGACCGTCACGGCCCACCATCTTCCCGGCCACACTCCCGGCGCCGTCGCCTACGTCATCGACGGCCAGAACGACGTGTTCGTGGGCGACGCTGTGCAGATCCATGGCGCCGCGAACGGTTTCCCCGGGTATGAGAACCCGACGGCCTACCGCTCCAGCCTGGAGCATGTGCGGGATGACATCCGGCCACGGCGCCTCTACCTGGGGCATCCGTACCGCGGGGCGAACGGGGTGCCGTACGGGGTCGAGCTCGACGCTGAGCAGGCGCAGCGTGCGCTGACTGAAAGCCTGGAGATTGAGGCTCGCGTCGGCGACGCCGCTCGCCGCAACCTGCACGACGGCCTGCGGGAGACGAATTCGGTGTACTCGCCGTTCGCCCAGGCCGCGGGGCAACTCGGCTACGAGGGGGACCCGACACTGGAACCTTCACCGTTCTTCACCACCATGCACGGCTACCGCACCGAACACGACGCCAGCAACAAGGAGCCACAGCGATGA
- a CDS encoding MFS transporter, with protein sequence MSTSLSASTRWWALGVLSLTQLVVVLDGTIVSIALPQAQQQLGLSDSGRQWVVTAYALAFGALLLLGGRIADYWGRKRTFLVGMLGFGAASVFGGVAQSGIELIIARGLQGLFAAMLAPAALALLTVSFPHGKDRNTAFAVFGTVAGAGAAVGLLLGGVLTEFADWRWCLLVNVFFVIVGFVGALLFVAESKADGNNRYDVLGAITVSLGLGALVYGFSLAESGWGEPLTIGFLALGVVLLALFVFIESRVAQPLLPLRIVVDKVRGGAFLIQAVAGSVMIGATLYLTFHLQIVLGMPPLESGLASLPLTIAIMIAAPVVTRLLPVIGPRPLLIAGPLIVAVGLIYLSRITADGSYFVQVLPALIVMGIGMGAIFVPVQNLALTGVASHDAGAASATVNAAMQIGGSVGLSIFTAVYAASVGAPDALGGASRLTAFATGYSATFLAAAVAMALASIVAIFLVRGPKSSLLPQGDLPVLAHAG encoded by the coding sequence ATGTCCACATCCCTGTCCGCATCAACCCGGTGGTGGGCGCTGGGCGTGCTCTCGCTCACGCAACTGGTCGTCGTGCTCGACGGCACCATCGTGAGCATCGCCCTGCCTCAGGCTCAACAGCAGCTCGGGCTGTCCGACAGTGGGAGACAGTGGGTCGTCACGGCCTACGCATTGGCCTTCGGCGCCCTGCTTCTTCTCGGCGGCAGAATCGCCGACTACTGGGGCCGCAAACGTACCTTCCTCGTGGGCATGCTCGGGTTCGGGGCGGCATCCGTCTTCGGCGGCGTGGCGCAAAGCGGAATCGAACTCATCATCGCGCGCGGGCTTCAGGGCCTCTTCGCCGCCATGCTCGCACCGGCCGCTCTGGCACTGCTCACCGTGAGCTTTCCGCACGGCAAGGACCGCAACACCGCGTTTGCGGTATTCGGCACCGTCGCGGGCGCGGGCGCGGCGGTCGGCCTGCTCCTGGGCGGCGTGCTCACCGAGTTCGCCGATTGGCGCTGGTGTCTGCTGGTGAACGTGTTCTTTGTGATTGTCGGCTTCGTCGGCGCGCTGCTCTTCGTCGCGGAAAGCAAAGCCGACGGCAACAACCGTTACGACGTTCTCGGCGCCATCACCGTGAGCCTCGGCCTCGGCGCACTTGTCTACGGCTTCAGCCTTGCCGAAAGCGGCTGGGGTGAACCCCTGACCATCGGATTCCTTGCGCTCGGCGTCGTGCTCCTGGCGTTGTTCGTCTTCATCGAGTCGCGCGTTGCGCAGCCGCTGCTGCCGCTCCGCATCGTTGTCGACAAGGTTCGCGGCGGGGCGTTCCTCATCCAGGCGGTCGCCGGAAGCGTGATGATCGGGGCGACTCTCTATCTGACCTTCCACCTGCAGATCGTGCTGGGAATGCCTCCACTTGAATCCGGGCTCGCGAGCCTGCCCCTGACGATCGCCATCATGATCGCGGCTCCGGTGGTGACAAGGCTGCTGCCGGTCATCGGCCCGCGCCCGCTGCTCATCGCCGGTCCACTCATCGTGGCCGTTGGCCTGATCTACCTGAGCCGCATCACTGCCGACGGGAGCTACTTCGTACAGGTGCTGCCCGCGCTCATTGTCATGGGGATCGGGATGGGAGCAATCTTCGTGCCCGTGCAGAATCTCGCTCTGACCGGTGTCGCCTCGCACGATGCCGGCGCAGCATCCGCAACGGTGAATGCGGCCATGCAAATCGGCGGGTCGGTTGGTCTCTCGATATTCACCGCGGTCTACGCGGCGAGCGTTGGAGCGCCGGATGCTCTGGGTGGCGCGTCTCGGCTCACCGCCTTCGCAACGGGCTACTCGGCCACCTTCCTTGCCGCAGCGGTGGCAATGGCGCTCGCGTCGATCGTGGCAATATTTCTTGTTCGCGGACCGAAGTCATCGCTCCTTCCCCAGGGCGACCTGCCGGTTCTGGCGCACGCGGGATAG
- a CDS encoding aryldialkylphosphatase: MNSFAGAEHGGIVHTVLGPVPADQLGVTSVHEALLSVVPGAEYAFDVEIDRAEIFEILARKLTDFRDHGGRTIVDSTGMFHGRDVRLYETLSRSTGVHIVASTGMGPEEMLGGYFLTPQTNPPTPWPAEKFAELFTREITEGMVVPRIERRGAAGLVAAAANHKGMTATEESLFRGAARTALHTGVALSIRYGNDVVHDLEIVLDESLPASRVVVGALDRTDAVAAGAPHDIARRGAFIAVDHVGLNNNDAYLTDHKRAALVVELVDAGLGDRILLSSNAIGVAKGQPDYEVPYSFVLSTFVPLLTSQGLSDEDVRRILVDNPRTLLCVTER; the protein is encoded by the coding sequence GTGAACAGCTTCGCAGGCGCCGAGCATGGCGGCATTGTCCACACAGTTCTCGGCCCGGTGCCCGCTGACCAACTCGGAGTCACCTCAGTTCACGAAGCGCTGCTGTCTGTGGTGCCAGGGGCCGAGTACGCGTTCGACGTCGAGATCGACCGCGCCGAGATCTTTGAGATTCTGGCGCGAAAGCTGACGGATTTCCGCGACCACGGCGGGCGCACGATAGTGGACAGCACCGGCATGTTCCACGGCAGGGACGTGAGACTCTACGAGACCCTCTCGCGCTCGACGGGGGTGCACATCGTCGCCTCCACGGGAATGGGCCCCGAGGAGATGCTCGGCGGCTACTTTCTGACGCCTCAGACCAACCCACCGACGCCATGGCCGGCAGAGAAGTTCGCCGAGCTTTTCACCAGGGAAATCACCGAGGGCATGGTCGTGCCGCGCATCGAAAGGCGCGGCGCCGCGGGGCTCGTGGCCGCCGCCGCGAATCACAAGGGCATGACAGCCACGGAGGAGAGCCTGTTCCGTGGTGCCGCCCGCACCGCCCTGCACACGGGAGTCGCGCTCTCCATCCGCTACGGAAATGACGTCGTACACGACCTCGAGATCGTGCTGGATGAGAGCCTGCCCGCCAGCCGGGTCGTCGTCGGCGCGCTCGACCGCACGGATGCGGTGGCCGCTGGCGCGCCCCATGACATCGCGCGCCGCGGAGCTTTCATCGCCGTGGATCACGTCGGGCTAAACAACAACGACGCGTATCTCACGGATCACAAACGGGCTGCACTTGTTGTCGAGTTGGTCGACGCCGGTCTTGGCGACCGCATCCTGCTCTCGAGCAACGCCATCGGCGTGGCCAAGGGCCAGCCCGACTACGAGGTGCCGTACAGCTTCGTGCTGTCGACGTTCGTTCCCCTCCTCACGTCCCAGGGGCTCAGCGACGAGGATGTGCGGCGCATCCTGGTGGACAACCCGCGCACGCTTCTGTGCGTTACGGAAAGGTGA
- a CDS encoding alpha/beta hydrolase — MPLHPEIARILAELPAPAPGPIDPAQLRAAEEAMVAPLAARLPLRSVEDATAQTPSGGVPIRIYTPVDTDSYGLLLYFHGGAFFLGSLETHDHVARSLAAATGLKVVSVGYRRAPEAAFPAGLDDCYGVVRWAAENGEHLSWNGTTLAIAGDSSGGTFVAAIAARAHDDSFDRITHQLLFYPSLDLDFDIDRYASLRENARGYGLETAGLKPFNAFYIDSGANPADPLVSPIKRENLGGLPPALIITAEYDPLRDEGEQYGRMLREAGVPAAVTRYAGANHGFVQNFSWIPEYHQVFEQARDFLNQH; from the coding sequence ATGCCCCTGCATCCCGAGATCGCCAGAATCCTCGCCGAGCTGCCCGCGCCTGCCCCCGGCCCGATCGACCCGGCACAGTTACGAGCCGCCGAGGAGGCAATGGTTGCCCCGCTGGCGGCGCGCCTGCCGCTCCGTTCGGTGGAGGACGCGACCGCGCAGACACCATCGGGTGGGGTGCCGATACGCATCTACACGCCGGTCGACACCGACTCTTACGGACTGCTGCTGTACTTCCACGGCGGAGCATTCTTTCTCGGCAGCCTTGAGACGCACGATCACGTCGCGCGGTCGCTGGCGGCAGCCACCGGGCTCAAGGTCGTCTCCGTCGGCTATCGACGGGCCCCGGAGGCCGCCTTCCCGGCTGGCCTCGACGACTGTTATGGGGTGGTGCGCTGGGCCGCGGAGAACGGCGAGCACCTGAGCTGGAACGGCACGACCCTGGCGATCGCTGGCGACAGTTCGGGTGGCACCTTCGTCGCGGCCATCGCCGCGAGAGCACACGACGATAGCTTCGACCGCATCACTCACCAGCTGCTGTTCTATCCGTCGCTCGACCTTGATTTCGACATCGACCGGTATGCCTCCCTGCGGGAGAACGCGCGCGGCTACGGGCTGGAAACGGCCGGGCTGAAGCCCTTCAACGCGTTCTACATCGACAGTGGCGCGAACCCGGCCGATCCGCTCGTTTCCCCGATCAAGCGCGAGAACCTCGGCGGGCTGCCACCGGCACTGATCATCACGGCGGAATACGACCCGCTGCGCGACGAGGGCGAGCAATACGGGCGGATGCTGCGCGAGGCCGGCGTGCCGGCCGCTGTCACCCGATACGCCGGCGCGAACCACGGCTTCGTGCAGAACTTCTCCTGGATCCCCGAGTATCACCAGGTCTTCGAGCAGGCGCGCGACTTTCTGAACCAGCACTGA